CAGTTATTTTTACGAGCGATGAATCTCACTGTAGCTGTTTTACACATCGCTAGTCCTGCAAGTACAAGTTCTGGTGGAGACATTCCTAGGTCAGTTCCCTTTGAGTTGATAGGCTCGTCACCTACAATCGCATGTCTTCCGTTAGATAATATTGTTTGAAACCCTACTGTTCCGTGTTTTGCTGTTATTTTAGTTGGCATAATTCTTTGGTGTTTAAAAATGGCAGCCGAAGCCGCCATTTCAATTCAATAATTTATTTCACTGTTATTTTATAATTGGGGGTTGGATTGAGCGGACAACTGTAATAGTATTCTCCTGCAACAAGCTCTACTACACCAGTTTTTGATTTTGTGTCAGTTTTGATCAAACCTGCTTTGTCAGAATTTGTCAATGGCTGATCCGATGTTGTTGTTCTTAGCCAAAAACCCACATCCTTACCCACTCCTGCATTTTCAATTTCGAATACATATTTCCCTGGCTTAAGCGTAAGCTTCTTTTGCTCAAACTGACCCGTTGTTTGCTTCAAGCTCACTATTGTAGCTTCTTGTTTCGTTGATTTTTGTGCCATTGTGCTAAACCCAACTAGCAATGCGAATAATAATACAATTCCTTTTTTCATCTTTCTATTTCGTGTTTTTGAATGATTCTTAAATCCTATTCGGTGTTTATAACATTAATTTGGTTAAATTTTTTCTTTAAGCTGTGGC
This portion of the Spirosomataceae bacterium TFI 002 genome encodes:
- a CDS encoding putative redox protein, whose protein sequence is MAASAAIFKHQRIMPTKITAKHGTVGFQTILSNGRHAIVGDEPINSKGTDLGMSPPELVLAGLAMCKTATVRFIARKNNWEVENVDAQLEQVVERRDGKLVTKVKVAIQIEGNINEEQRAELMKQADACYIHRMLDGEFEIESAVDSLEELELA